CAGATTTTTAAAGATTAAAATAAATTCCAGGATAATAAATTCTATTATATAAGATATTAACTGGCCAGTATACACCTGCTGTGAAATTACAGGTATGGATGTTAAGATGATGAAATTTCTGTTATCACCTATTATCTTTTCAACTAATAATGTGAATAATAGCATAAACACTATTTTTATTATAGGATTATCTATATTTAATAATGAAAAAATCCAATACCCAATGATTAATAGATTTAAACTCTTTAAACACTCACTTATTTTAATAGTATCAGTTAACTTTTTAATTAAATAAGGCTTTTTATTAATAATAGTATAGTTAATTACACAGGTTAATAGTGGCACTACTGAAAATATACTATTAACAATAACCCATAACGTAGGTATACTAAAGCCACTAGAAACCAAAGGTAACCTAATATTAAACAAGAAACACCCTGGAATAATATCCATAAAATCAGGTGTTAAAAGTGTAGATATTGCAGTGAATAACTTGACATCACCACCAGCCCACACACCTAAAATCCACAGGATATAAGAAAATATGAAAACTAATACTACAGACAAGTAATAAAATAAGTTAAAACTACCAGTCAATAGATAATAACAAGTAACCAGCACTAATCCCACAATGATTGCAGATACTGTCAACTTATTAGGTATTAAACCATATTTAACATCGGTATATGTTGCAATTATACAACAGATTACTAAAATTGTTATTCCAAAAAATTTTATTAAATTTAATATATCCATAACTTACTTCTAAAAAAAAATATTAAAAAAAAGGGAAGAGATAAATTATATTTTATTCTGTTTTTTATCCTTAGCAGCTTTAATGAATGACTTGAATAATGGATGTGGTTTATTAGGTCTGGATTTAAATTCTGGATGGAATTGACATCCGAGGAACCATGGATGATCCTTCAACTCTATCATTTCCACTAAGAAGTTATCAGGAGAAGTACCTGATATTACAGCACCAGATTTCTCAAGTAAATCCCTGTATTCATTATTTACTTCATACCTATGCCTATGTCTTTCTGATATATTAGTATCCTTATATGCATCATATGCAAGAGTTCCCTCTTTAATAGTACATGGATATGCACCAAGTCTCATAGTACCACCCATATTCTTAATCTTCTTCTGTTCTTCCATCATATCAATAACAGGACATGTGGAATTTTCATCAAACTCTGTACTGTTAGCATCAGGATAACCATTAAGCTGTGCAAGAGC
This genomic interval from Candidatus Methanosphaera massiliense contains the following:
- a CDS encoding prepilin peptidase produces the protein MDILNLIKFFGITILVICCIIATYTDVKYGLIPNKLTVSAIIVGLVLVTCYYLLTGSFNLFYYLSVVLVFIFSYILWILGVWAGGDVKLFTAISTLLTPDFMDIIPGCFLFNIRLPLVSSGFSIPTLWVIVNSIFSVVPLLTCVINYTIINKKPYLIKKLTDTIKISECLKSLNLLIIGYWIFSLLNIDNPIIKIVFMLLFTLLVEKIIGDNRNFIILTSIPVISQQVYTGQLISYIIEFIILEFILIFKNLISTGIVSEVFTDYYDVNELEEGMILSNPLYSSNGKYYFSSYSLRNNLGNLFNKSEGNRIISNNAAGLNNEDIVLLTTLSNSNMIDKIPIKRALPFAPFILSGLILTLVFGNTGILIIKLMELI